The following nucleotide sequence is from Streptomyces leeuwenhoekii.
TCCAGGACATGTGACCGGCGGAGAGGTGAGGACGAAGGCGATGCGAGAGATCTTCGCGGGACTGCCGTGGTGGGTGAAGTGGATCGCGGTGCCGGTCATCGCCTTGGTCGTGTTCGGCGGGCTGATAGCCAGCGTGGTGGGTTTCCTGGTCGGGCTGCTCTTCAAGGTGCTGGTCTTCGTCGCGCTGGTCGGCGGTTTGATCTACGTCGTGCGGAAGTTCACGACGCGTTCCTCGTCCCGCAGCGACTGGTGAGGGACCTGGGGCACCGGTGAGCGGTAACAGGAATCACCGGTTCCCTCGTGCGAGGGAGGTTTTCCGGACAGGCGGTCTGCGGGTGGGAGCGGACGGCTAGAGTCCGGAAAC
It contains:
- a CDS encoding DUF5326 family protein; amino-acid sequence: MREIFAGLPWWVKWIAVPVIALVVFGGLIASVVGFLVGLLFKVLVFVALVGGLIYVVRKFTTRSSSRSDW